The Bradyrhizobium sp. LLZ17 genomic sequence GCCACATCATCTGCCGGATCAGCGCCACCGACACCGGCGCGGTCTTCGCCGCGAATTCCTTGGCGAGCGCGCGCGCGGTCGGCAACAGCTCATCCGGCGGCACCACCTTGCTGACAAGGCGGCCGGCGAGCGCTTCCTGCGCGGGAAACACCCGGCCCGAATAGCACCATTCCAGCGCCTGCGAGATGCCGACGATGCGCGGCAGGAACCAGCTCGAGGCGGCCTCCGGCACGATGCCGCGCTGGGAGAACACGAAGCCGAACCGCGCGGCGTCCGACGCAATGCGGATGTCCATCGCGAGCAGCATGGTGACGCCGATGCCGACCGCCGGGCCGTTGACCGCCGCGATCACCGGCTTCAGGCATTTGAAGATGCGCAGCGTCACCTGGCCGCCGCCGTCGCGCACCTGCGGATCGCTGTAGTCGACCTTGCCGTCGGCGAAGCGTTTCACCGGTCCGCGCCGCGCGTCGCGGTCAAAGGTGTTGACACCCGAGGAAAGATCGGCGCCTGCGCAAAAGCCGCGGCCTGCGCCGGTGACGATGATGGCGCGGACGTCGTCGTCCTTGTCGGCGGCGTCGAACGCGTCGATCAATTCGGCCTGCATCTGTCCGTTGAAGGCGTTGAGCTTGTCGGGCCGGTTCAGCGTGATGGTGAGGATCTGCTCGGCGATCTCGTACTTGATCGTCTCATACGCCATGGTGGTTTCCTTCCCTTGTTTCTTTGTTGATCTCTCTAGCATGTCATTC encodes the following:
- a CDS encoding crotonase/enoyl-CoA hydratase family protein; translated protein: MAYETIKYEIAEQILTITLNRPDKLNAFNGQMQAELIDAFDAADKDDDVRAIIVTGAGRGFCAGADLSSGVNTFDRDARRGPVKRFADGKVDYSDPQVRDGGGQVTLRIFKCLKPVIAAVNGPAVGIGVTMLLAMDIRIASDAARFGFVFSQRGIVPEAASSWFLPRIVGISQALEWCYSGRVFPAQEALAGRLVSKVVPPDELLPTARALAKEFAAKTAPVSVALIRQMMWRMMGADDPMEAHKVDSRGIYARGRSEDVKEGVVSFLEKRPAQFKNKVSSDMPDYFPWWTEREYK